The following are encoded together in the Flammeovirga agarivorans genome:
- a CDS encoding DUF5723 family protein, translating to MNFKVHYLYYFIFLVTLGFQQKAFGQEEYMLYFMKDMPQSSQLNPAHKSVYKTSIVLPSCYANAESTVFSYNHIFTKGEYTQNIDLEKLFQNLKNQNIIEGNAALDVFGIYITSDKVSLNFFIREKLNSFSYIDSDLGELLSKGTAHPDNLGQVFNLNPTLEVSHYREYGMGFNYNIKDRVTIGFNAKYLSGIGNIKMNSADITIQTIDASNYPIVIGVQGPINTTGLTNIFDASGNFDSDGILAYLAGGAGHGYSFDFGITYQHTDNWLFEFAATNIGQIHWRNGRRDYELGADSYNSFRLEGATPNDLFSNNSENISNAQYDSISALFDMHVMDSQEQIDYTTTLPLNVNGAASYDFGHKFIIGATVGFSYYEEYFNPKVSVSMNKRFADFIGLGVSYSADKSGINKIGAAVTVGFPGLKAYAMSDDVVKIISDWQEAQSLGIRFGINLNFGYVKKNYLNKKKTRASQIMEAKW from the coding sequence ATGAATTTTAAAGTTCACTATCTATACTACTTCATTTTTTTAGTTACTCTAGGTTTTCAGCAAAAAGCCTTTGGTCAGGAAGAGTACATGCTTTACTTTATGAAAGACATGCCTCAATCCTCTCAACTTAACCCTGCCCATAAGTCGGTTTATAAAACTTCGATCGTACTCCCATCTTGTTATGCTAATGCGGAATCGACTGTTTTTTCTTACAACCATATTTTTACCAAAGGAGAATATACTCAAAACATAGATTTAGAAAAGCTTTTCCAAAATCTGAAAAACCAGAACATTATTGAAGGTAATGCAGCTTTAGATGTTTTTGGTATTTATATCACATCTGATAAAGTGAGCCTTAACTTTTTCATTAGAGAGAAGTTAAATAGCTTTTCTTATATAGATAGTGATTTAGGCGAATTATTATCTAAAGGTACTGCCCATCCTGATAATCTAGGACAGGTTTTCAACCTAAATCCTACTCTTGAGGTTTCTCATTACAGAGAATATGGAATGGGCTTTAATTACAACATCAAGGATCGAGTTACCATTGGGTTCAATGCCAAGTATTTATCAGGTATCGGCAATATCAAAATGAATTCTGCAGATATCACAATACAAACAATTGATGCTTCGAATTACCCGATTGTAATTGGAGTACAAGGACCAATTAATACAACAGGACTTACAAATATTTTTGATGCATCGGGAAACTTTGATTCTGACGGTATCTTAGCATACTTGGCAGGAGGTGCTGGCCATGGTTATTCATTTGATTTTGGAATCACTTACCAACACACTGACAACTGGTTATTTGAATTTGCTGCGACCAATATTGGACAAATTCATTGGAGAAATGGACGAAGAGATTACGAATTGGGCGCTGATAGCTATAATAGTTTTAGACTCGAAGGAGCCACTCCTAACGATCTATTTTCTAATAATTCTGAAAATATTTCTAACGCACAATACGATTCTATTTCTGCATTATTTGATATGCATGTAATGGATAGCCAAGAACAGATTGACTATACGACTACATTACCCCTTAATGTAAATGGTGCTGCCAGTTATGATTTCGGGCATAAATTTATCATTGGTGCTACAGTAGGTTTCAGCTATTATGAAGAATACTTTAACCCTAAAGTCTCAGTGAGTATGAATAAAAGGTTTGCTGATTTTATAGGCCTTGGAGTAAGTTATTCTGCCGACAAAAGTGGTATCAATAAAATTGGTGCAGCAGTAACTGTTGGTTTCCCTGGATTAAAAGCCTATGCAATGTCTGATGATGTCGTTAAAATCATCAGTGACTGGCAAGAAGCCCAATCATTAGGTATCCGATTTGGTATCAATCTGAATTTTGGATATGTCAAGAAAAACTACCTCAACAAAAAGAAAACTAGGGCTAGTCAAATCATGGAAGCTAAGTGGTAA
- a CDS encoding efflux RND transporter periplasmic adaptor subunit, with the protein MDRLISQQEKKREKKVSYLKVASGVIILCGALYFINHFLSKSIDRNDILIDVVEKGDVSLTIRGTGKIEPTIQKAITSPFSSFIESTNTYLGQEIKGDQPLLTINTAEAENQLMAMIDEADIKRSHINKEKLRLSKELFNLKKDTEINQLQLQRREEELKSEEKLLSIGGSTAENVQQAKTLLSVERLKQEQLAHDLLIKEKAITQEIRTLELALSIQIKNIKEQERKLEKAKAKAGMNGVITYLNDKVGASISEGEVLARVANMEQFRIRGRVSDQYVSVLSIGMDVIANTSKAAYVGSISSISPSSDNGMITVFIQLEEQKGLELLRPDMVTDLSIIREQHQNVLRVKNKGAFKGKLVEEVFLVKNGQAQKVKVKTGYRNAEWVEVQSALNEGDSVIISPTDKFKNVPQININ; encoded by the coding sequence ATGGACAGATTAATATCACAACAAGAAAAGAAAAGAGAAAAAAAAGTAAGCTATTTAAAGGTTGCTTCTGGGGTAATTATCCTTTGCGGAGCACTTTACTTTATCAACCATTTTTTATCTAAATCTATCGATAGAAATGACATTCTAATTGATGTTGTTGAAAAAGGTGATGTATCCTTAACCATTAGAGGTACAGGAAAAATTGAGCCTACTATTCAAAAAGCCATTACTTCTCCTTTTTCTTCTTTCATAGAATCAACTAACACCTACTTAGGTCAAGAGATTAAAGGTGATCAGCCATTATTAACGATTAATACTGCAGAAGCAGAAAATCAATTGATGGCCATGATTGATGAAGCAGATATTAAAAGATCTCATATCAATAAAGAAAAGTTACGCCTATCTAAAGAACTATTTAACCTTAAAAAAGACACTGAAATTAATCAACTTCAACTTCAAAGAAGAGAAGAAGAATTGAAGTCAGAAGAAAAGCTACTATCTATTGGTGGTTCTACGGCAGAAAATGTTCAACAAGCCAAGACCTTATTAAGTGTTGAAAGATTGAAGCAAGAACAGTTAGCCCACGACCTACTTATTAAAGAAAAAGCAATTACTCAAGAGATTAGAACTCTAGAATTAGCTCTTTCTATCCAAATAAAAAACATCAAGGAACAAGAAAGAAAACTAGAGAAAGCGAAAGCGAAAGCTGGGATGAATGGAGTGATCACTTACTTAAATGATAAAGTAGGTGCTTCTATTTCAGAAGGTGAAGTGCTAGCAAGAGTGGCTAACATGGAGCAATTTAGAATCCGAGGCAGAGTCTCAGATCAATACGTTTCAGTATTATCTATCGGAATGGATGTAATTGCCAATACCTCTAAGGCTGCTTATGTCGGTTCAATTTCTAGTATCTCCCCTTCTTCTGACAATGGTATGATCACTGTTTTCATCCAATTAGAAGAGCAGAAAGGCTTAGAATTACTAAGACCTGATATGGTCACTGATTTATCCATTATTCGAGAACAACATCAAAATGTATTAAGAGTAAAAAATAAAGGAGCTTTTAAAGGGAAGTTGGTAGAAGAAGTCTTCTTAGTAAAGAATGGTCAAGCCCAAAAGGTAAAAGTAAAAACGGGTTATAGAAATGCTGAGTGGGTCGAAGTACAGTCTGCATTAAATGAAGGCGACTCTGTTATTATTTCTCCTACAGATAAATTCAAAAATGTACCACAAATCAACATCAACTAA
- a CDS encoding TolC family protein codes for MKTFNYILFILSISFVCQAQKVLTLQQSIDLAQQNSNYVRLANTTLEIERADYKAFQTNLRPQLELKGTPSSYGKNYNPITQPDGSIVYQAVEQNNINMQLNLTQQIAATGGAFFVGSQINRFDDFQGNFHQYQAQPVYVGYSQPIFQYNELKWQKILAPLQLQEAEKQFIEDMEWIAVQTTEFYFNALSAQWNANIALLNLEDNKKIARITKAKYELGKASESEVLQVELNVISAEQTFSTAHLSYRKSMRSLINYLQIDLSEDDDIKLLVPSEYTLNEVSTDVAWEKAKLNRKDFINYEKRRIASQSEIIKAKRDNRFQANVEVAFGLSNQAGQLGEAYQNTIQSQQINVTLAVPILDWGRAKARIHSAQKSYELVNAQIDQDQLDFQRDVVNASEQLETMAKQVTFIKTADEVAQKKYSIALQRYELGDISIRELVWSTDEKDQAKNAYINTLKSYWMSYYQLRTVTLFDFEEGENIRYVMK; via the coding sequence ATGAAAACATTCAACTATATACTTTTCATCTTATCTATTTCTTTTGTTTGTCAAGCTCAAAAGGTTCTAACATTACAACAGTCTATAGATTTAGCTCAACAAAATTCAAATTATGTTCGATTAGCGAATACCACATTAGAAATTGAAAGAGCAGATTATAAAGCCTTTCAAACTAACTTAAGACCTCAATTAGAACTAAAAGGTACTCCTTCATCTTACGGAAAAAACTACAATCCTATTACTCAGCCAGATGGTAGTATTGTTTACCAAGCTGTGGAACAGAACAATATTAATATGCAATTGAATCTTACTCAACAAATAGCTGCTACTGGCGGTGCATTTTTTGTAGGTAGTCAGATCAATCGTTTTGATGATTTTCAAGGTAATTTCCATCAATATCAAGCACAGCCTGTATATGTAGGATACTCTCAACCCATTTTCCAATATAATGAGTTGAAATGGCAAAAAATATTGGCTCCACTACAACTTCAAGAAGCTGAGAAACAATTTATCGAAGACATGGAATGGATCGCTGTACAAACTACCGAATTTTATTTCAACGCATTAAGTGCACAGTGGAACGCAAATATTGCCCTCCTCAACCTAGAAGATAATAAAAAAATTGCTCGCATCACAAAGGCAAAATATGAACTAGGAAAAGCTAGTGAAAGTGAAGTTTTACAAGTGGAACTAAACGTTATTTCTGCTGAACAGACTTTCTCTACTGCTCATTTAAGCTATAGGAAATCAATGCGATCATTAATTAATTATTTACAAATTGATTTATCAGAAGATGATGACATTAAGCTCTTAGTACCATCTGAATACACCTTAAATGAAGTGAGTACTGATGTAGCTTGGGAAAAGGCAAAGTTAAATCGCAAAGATTTCATCAACTATGAAAAAAGAAGAATTGCTAGCCAAAGTGAAATTATTAAAGCAAAAAGAGACAATAGGTTTCAAGCAAATGTTGAAGTTGCATTTGGTTTAAGTAACCAAGCTGGACAATTAGGCGAAGCATACCAGAATACCATTCAGTCTCAACAAATCAATGTTACGTTGGCTGTTCCTATCCTTGATTGGGGAAGAGCTAAAGCAAGAATTCATTCTGCACAAAAGAGTTATGAATTAGTCAATGCTCAGATTGATCAAGATCAATTGGATTTTCAAAGAGATGTAGTTAATGCCAGCGAGCAACTTGAAACCATGGCTAAACAGGTAACATTTATCAAAACTGCAGACGAAGTTGCTCAGAAGAAATATTCTATTGCACTCCAACGCTATGAATTGGGCGATATAAGTATTAGGGAATTGGTTTGGTCAACAGATGAAAAAGATCAAGCAAAAAATGCATACATCAATACCTTAAAATCGTATTGGATGAGCTACTACCAACTTCGTACAGTAACATTATTTGACTTTGAGGAAGGGGAAAATATTAGATACGTAATGAAGTAG
- a CDS encoding ABC transporter ATP-binding protein has product MIELKNISKVFRTDAVETWALENVSLTVEEGEFISIMGPSGCGKSTLLSIMGLLDLPSEGTININGSNPLSLSDKKLAKFRNQHLGFVFQSFHLINDLSVRENVGMPLLYRKISSSEAKKRIEEALEKVGLSHRMDHKPSQLSGGQRQRVAIARAIVGNPSIIFADEPTGNLDSVMGDEVMQMLLKLNKEGTTIVMVTHDEQQAKMTDRIIRIFDGRQVSIQAQNLETV; this is encoded by the coding sequence ATGATTGAACTTAAAAATATCAGCAAAGTATTTAGAACAGATGCCGTTGAAACTTGGGCATTAGAAAATGTATCATTAACGGTAGAAGAAGGAGAGTTTATCTCTATCATGGGACCTTCTGGCTGTGGTAAATCTACATTGTTAAGTATCATGGGACTACTTGACTTACCTTCTGAGGGAACAATAAATATCAACGGAAGTAATCCATTAAGCCTTTCTGACAAGAAGCTAGCTAAATTTAGAAATCAACATTTAGGGTTTGTCTTCCAATCATTTCACCTTATTAATGATTTAAGTGTAAGAGAAAATGTAGGAATGCCTTTACTATATAGAAAAATTTCTTCTAGCGAGGCTAAAAAACGAATTGAAGAAGCCTTAGAGAAAGTCGGATTATCTCACAGAATGGATCACAAACCTTCTCAGTTATCAGGTGGACAAAGACAAAGAGTTGCCATTGCAAGAGCTATTGTAGGAAATCCTTCTATCATTTTTGCTGATGAACCAACTGGTAATCTAGATTCCGTAATGGGCGATGAAGTAATGCAAATGCTTTTAAAACTGAACAAAGAAGGAACTACTATAGTGATGGTTACTCATGATGAGCAACAAGCCAAAATGACTGATCGAATTATTAGAATATTTGATGGACGTCAAGTGTCTATTCAAGCTCAAAACCTAGAAACTGTTTAA
- a CDS encoding ABC transporter permease produces the protein MKTYIKLAWYSLKKNPFFSFIILFGISITIMIVMFVGSILETGYGSNGIYKDIDQVLIAPQLKVKRTEGNGWSNSGFSYSAFKDYFSKMKTPEVMSVTMNHWYTNLYYKDLGLDVQRMSIDNNFTKIFPLQFIIGRPFSFEDLEQRKKLVIISKYVADNIFGTEDPLNKKIKIQSEYYEVIGVIEDVNKMRRQATADVYTPLDIYQKENTDWHRFLGNNTMLMKFKDKDSMEAGQDEFQHIISLLPINKEHNEESMSAKFLTEKAWLFYHMLEIEDEKLFGVYLSLIAFFVMLIPALSLINLNITRTSERTAEMGIRKSFGASSLDLLYQLLMENIFTTFIGGFIGVLLTFVVIYLFNTYGWIGNNFNLEINFQLLIYGLGCTLFFSLMSGFYPALKISNFGIISSLKNDKQ, from the coding sequence ATGAAGACTTACATCAAACTTGCTTGGTACTCTTTAAAAAAGAATCCGTTCTTTTCTTTTATTATCCTATTCGGTATTAGTATCACTATCATGATTGTCATGTTCGTTGGATCAATATTAGAAACAGGATACGGAAGCAATGGCATTTACAAGGACATAGACCAAGTATTGATCGCTCCTCAACTAAAAGTAAAAAGAACTGAAGGAAATGGTTGGTCCAACTCTGGGTTTAGCTATAGTGCATTCAAAGATTACTTCTCGAAAATGAAAACTCCAGAAGTTATGAGTGTTACAATGAACCACTGGTATACTAACTTATACTATAAAGATTTAGGTCTAGATGTTCAAAGAATGAGTATCGATAATAACTTCACCAAAATCTTTCCTTTGCAATTTATTATTGGTCGTCCATTTAGCTTCGAAGATTTAGAGCAAAGAAAAAAACTAGTCATTATCTCAAAATACGTTGCTGACAATATTTTTGGAACTGAAGACCCTCTGAATAAAAAAATAAAAATACAATCAGAATACTACGAAGTAATTGGTGTCATCGAAGACGTTAATAAGATGAGACGTCAAGCTACAGCAGATGTATACACTCCTTTAGATATATACCAAAAAGAAAATACTGATTGGCATAGGTTCTTAGGTAACAATACCATGTTGATGAAATTCAAAGACAAGGACTCTATGGAGGCTGGGCAAGATGAATTCCAACATATCATCTCATTACTTCCTATTAATAAAGAGCATAATGAAGAAAGCATGAGTGCTAAGTTCTTGACTGAAAAAGCTTGGTTATTCTATCATATGCTTGAAATCGAAGATGAAAAACTATTTGGTGTCTACCTTTCATTAATAGCATTTTTTGTGATGTTAATACCTGCACTAAGCTTGATTAATTTAAACATTACAAGAACTTCCGAAAGAACTGCTGAAATGGGAATTAGAAAATCTTTTGGTGCTTCCTCATTGGACCTTCTTTATCAACTATTGATGGAAAACATCTTCACAACATTTATCGGTGGTTTTATTGGGGTTTTACTGACTTTTGTTGTTATCTATCTATTCAACACATACGGTTGGATTGGCAATAATTTCAACCTAGAAATCAATTTCCAATTATTGATCTATGGTTTAGGCTGTACTTTATTCTTCAGCTTAATGTCAGGTTTCTACCCTGCTCTAAAAATCTCAAACTTTGGTATCATCAGTTCACTTAAAAACGATAAACAATAA
- a CDS encoding ABC transporter permease: MIKHLLNILWTRKKKNTLMIIEITFSFVILFLLFSLLYKKLENYSHPTGFSTENIMIMTLDTNSETEEEEDQIYEAITQSLLSNEEIVDVTEMDYSHSYFGSRNTTRYTFENGITFWPTEQRLRPHAVKFMNFNFVKGRGFTAADKESSKETIIVNQQLYDKLSPYLDADDSFGSEERGYQIVGVIDYYNFESDLADQEDIVLRNADNLDWLKDSHQSKLFIRTKNDPRKIEAQTVSRIEKLSNKLRVKVLYFDNLQDEKNNYAMLPLFLISFVALFLVCNIALGLYGVLWYNISKRKSEIGIRRAMGASTQDIFKQIFSEVFLLFIIGTSLGSIIAIQFPLLGAFNFTNSIYLIGALLSLVFVLLITIICGYYPSKLAMKITPNEALNEL, from the coding sequence ATGATTAAGCATCTATTAAATATCCTTTGGACTCGAAAAAAGAAAAATACGCTAATGATCATTGAGATCACATTTTCTTTTGTGATACTATTCCTACTATTCTCTCTGTTGTATAAAAAACTAGAAAATTACTCTCACCCGACTGGTTTTAGTACAGAGAATATTATGATCATGACATTAGATACCAATTCTGAAACTGAAGAAGAGGAAGATCAAATCTATGAGGCAATCACTCAATCTTTACTTTCAAATGAAGAAATTGTTGATGTTACAGAGATGGATTATTCCCATTCTTATTTTGGCAGTAGAAATACGACAAGATATACTTTCGAAAATGGTATCACTTTCTGGCCAACAGAACAAAGGTTACGTCCACATGCTGTTAAATTTATGAACTTCAATTTTGTAAAAGGCAGAGGATTTACTGCAGCTGATAAAGAAAGTAGTAAAGAAACGATTATTGTCAACCAACAATTGTATGATAAATTATCTCCTTACCTAGATGCAGATGATTCATTTGGATCGGAAGAAAGAGGTTACCAAATAGTTGGTGTTATCGATTATTACAACTTCGAAAGTGATTTAGCAGATCAAGAAGATATTGTTTTAAGAAATGCAGACAATCTAGATTGGTTAAAGGATAGTCATCAAAGTAAGTTATTTATTAGAACAAAAAATGACCCTAGAAAAATTGAAGCACAAACGGTAAGTAGAATAGAAAAATTAAGTAATAAGCTTAGAGTAAAGGTCTTATATTTCGACAACCTTCAAGATGAGAAAAATAATTATGCCATGCTTCCTCTGTTCTTAATCAGTTTTGTTGCCTTATTCTTGGTGTGTAATATCGCATTAGGCCTTTATGGGGTATTATGGTACAATATCAGTAAAAGAAAAAGTGAAATTGGTATTCGTAGAGCAATGGGTGCATCTACTCAAGATATATTTAAACAAATCTTCTCAGAAGTATTCTTATTGTTTATTATTGGAACCAGTTTGGGAAGTATAATTGCGATTCAGTTTCCTTTATTGGGTGCATTTAATTTCACTAACAGTATATATTTAATTGGAGCATTATTATCTTTGGTTTTTGTATTACTCATTACAATTATTTGTGGATATTACCCAAGTAAATTGGCAATGAAGATTACACCAAATGAAGCTTTAAATGAGCTGTAA
- a CDS encoding sigma-54-dependent transcriptional regulator, translating to MANNYVLIIDDDEAVRKSIGLFLKMNGFKPILSPNPTEGIPLLSEFDFSCVLLDMNFKVETTGEEGLDTLKKIKQHQPDLPVVLFTGWGSMQLAIEGMKLGASDFLNKPWENDHLLKCITDAIAVEKNKFKTKLPEKSPTRKKLEQQFDISHVIGQDPKLLQVLETVGRVAKTNAPILIMGESGTGKELIAEAVHKNSPRKDNEFVKVNLGGISQSLFESEMFGHKKGSFTGAYTDREGRFAVADKGSIFLDEMGELDLSSQVKLLRVLQERKFEPLGSSKTQTADFRVVSATNKTLPDLVKEGKFREDLFFRINLITVVLPPLRERKGDIPLLANHFLEQLEQSYGITGKSFAPETLKWLQKQPLKGNIRELKNWVESSVLMSMNDILQVSDFENNPTNINAFQNDEIKEEIIPNGMTLEEMEIIMIKNSLNDNRFKIAPSAKQLGISRNALYRKIEKYGITDAQD from the coding sequence ATGGCAAACAACTACGTACTGATCATCGATGATGATGAAGCAGTAAGAAAATCTATCGGATTATTTCTCAAAATGAACGGTTTCAAACCTATACTATCTCCAAATCCAACAGAAGGGATACCACTATTATCGGAGTTTGATTTTTCTTGTGTCCTTTTGGATATGAACTTCAAAGTGGAAACTACAGGAGAAGAAGGTTTAGATACTTTAAAAAAAATCAAACAACATCAACCTGACCTTCCGGTAGTATTATTTACTGGTTGGGGAAGTATGCAATTAGCCATTGAAGGAATGAAGCTAGGCGCATCAGACTTTCTAAATAAGCCATGGGAAAATGATCATTTGTTAAAGTGTATCACTGATGCAATCGCAGTCGAAAAAAATAAGTTTAAAACTAAACTGCCGGAAAAATCTCCAACCAGAAAAAAACTAGAGCAACAGTTTGACATTTCTCATGTTATAGGACAAGATCCAAAATTACTCCAAGTACTAGAAACGGTTGGCCGAGTTGCCAAAACTAATGCTCCAATACTTATTATGGGAGAAAGCGGTACTGGTAAAGAACTAATAGCTGAAGCCGTTCATAAAAATAGTCCTCGAAAAGATAATGAGTTTGTGAAGGTGAACCTTGGAGGTATTTCACAATCACTATTTGAATCTGAAATGTTCGGACATAAAAAAGGGTCATTTACCGGAGCATATACAGATAGAGAAGGACGATTTGCTGTTGCAGATAAAGGAAGTATTTTCCTAGATGAAATGGGTGAACTTGATTTATCGTCACAAGTAAAATTATTAAGAGTATTACAGGAACGTAAATTTGAACCTCTAGGTTCTTCTAAAACTCAAACAGCAGATTTCAGAGTAGTCTCTGCTACCAACAAAACACTACCGGACTTAGTAAAAGAGGGAAAATTCCGAGAGGATCTGTTCTTCAGAATCAACCTTATTACGGTAGTACTCCCACCACTTAGGGAAAGAAAAGGAGATATTCCATTACTCGCCAATCATTTTTTAGAACAGCTCGAACAGTCTTATGGTATCACAGGGAAATCATTTGCACCGGAGACGTTAAAATGGTTACAAAAACAACCTTTAAAGGGAAATATCAGAGAATTAAAAAACTGGGTAGAAAGCTCTGTACTTATGAGTATGAATGATATTCTTCAAGTAAGTGACTTTGAGAATAACCCAACTAATATTAATGCATTCCAGAATGATGAAATTAAAGAAGAAATTATTCCGAATGGGATGACATTAGAAGAAATGGAAATCATTATGATTAAAAACTCATTAAATGACAACCGCTTCAAAATTGCTCCATCAGCCAAGCAATTGGGTATATCAAGAAATGCACTTTACAGAAAAATAGAAAAATACGGTATAACAGATGCTCAAGATTGA
- a CDS encoding sensor histidine kinase produces MLKIEYSLLSLIVAGTLIGVTYPTRLQHPELFLIAEVVAVVVVLWIIRLWLFINKPLQELNNALRLLSNNDFQSRLLPTPHPVVNKLVFVFNKMIDRIHLERVEQREQSYFLDHLIKATPHGIIILDYDEKIIQVNPTGLTMLEKEMEELVNAKLTESDNPLLSSLSNLPLNEPIELQLSGGRRYRCQKSAFIFKGFQQQFIIIQDLYLDDIKKEKKAYSKVIRMMSHEVNNSVGAINSYVDTLKLFQPSDQELKEDYLDALEIIKGRNNSMATFMKNFASVVKVPDPQLEEIDFSKVCKDLIQLYHSDFTSLKIKVENNLPEKLNVVADPNLIEQLLINVLKNAKEALIETEDERKIEISYNKSSKTISIWNSGPEISEEVEDKLFTPFYSSKTTGQGIGLMICRDVLVKHGWDFRLFTNERKGATFEIKMATK; encoded by the coding sequence ATGCTCAAGATTGAATATAGCTTATTATCATTAATAGTTGCTGGGACTTTAATAGGTGTCACCTACCCAACAAGGCTTCAACACCCTGAGTTATTTCTAATTGCAGAAGTTGTGGCTGTTGTTGTTGTGCTTTGGATTATTCGACTTTGGTTATTTATCAATAAACCATTACAAGAGTTGAATAATGCACTTAGGTTATTGTCGAATAATGATTTTCAATCCCGATTATTACCAACTCCCCACCCTGTTGTCAATAAACTAGTTTTTGTTTTTAACAAGATGATTGATAGGATTCACCTTGAAAGAGTTGAACAAAGAGAACAGAGTTATTTTCTAGATCATCTGATCAAAGCGACACCTCATGGTATCATTATCTTGGATTATGATGAAAAGATTATCCAAGTCAATCCAACGGGGTTAACTATGTTGGAAAAAGAAATGGAAGAGTTAGTTAACGCTAAACTAACTGAATCGGATAACCCACTTCTCTCCTCTTTAAGCAATTTACCTTTAAATGAACCCATAGAGCTACAACTTTCTGGTGGGCGTCGCTATCGTTGTCAAAAATCTGCCTTTATTTTCAAGGGTTTTCAGCAACAATTTATCATCATTCAAGACCTTTATTTGGATGATATAAAGAAAGAGAAAAAAGCATATAGTAAAGTCATTAGAATGATGAGCCATGAAGTCAATAACTCAGTGGGTGCCATCAATTCTTATGTTGACACCTTAAAACTATTTCAACCTTCAGACCAAGAGCTTAAAGAAGATTATTTGGATGCTTTAGAGATCATCAAAGGTAGAAATAATTCCATGGCAACATTTATGAAGAACTTCGCATCTGTAGTAAAAGTACCTGACCCTCAATTAGAAGAAATTGACTTTTCAAAAGTCTGTAAAGATCTTATCCAATTATATCACTCTGACTTTACTTCACTCAAAATCAAGGTTGAAAACAATCTCCCCGAAAAGTTAAACGTTGTTGCTGATCCTAATCTTATTGAGCAATTATTGATTAATGTTCTGAAGAATGCCAAGGAAGCACTTATAGAAACCGAAGACGAAAGAAAAATCGAAATTAGTTATAATAAAAGCTCCAAAACAATCAGCATTTGGAATTCTGGGCCTGAAATATCCGAAGAGGTAGAAGATAAACTTTTCACTCCTTTTTACAGTAGCAAAACAACTGGCCAAGGTATTGGATTAATGATTTGTAGAGATGTACTTGTAAAACATGGTTGGGACTTCAGATTATTCACCAATGAAAGAAAGGGAGCTACTTTCGAAATAAAAATGGCTACTAAGTAA